The Tropicibacter oceani DNA segment CGCTTCGAGCCGGGGAATGAAATCACCCGCGCCCTTGATCATGATCGTGCCGTCGGAATGGACAAGGGCAAAGATCGTGCCCTCGTGGTACAGGCACAGCCCGCCCATCATGCGCCGCGTGGTGATGTCCCCCAGCTCGCTGAACAGATCCTTGGCGAATTCGATCTGATCGGCGGACAGGCCCATCAGCCCTGGCCCTGTTCGGCGCGCAGGGCGTCTATGTGCTTGAACTTGATGGATTCGCCGCAGCCGCAGGCGTCTTCGACGTTGGGATTGCGGAACTTGAAGCCCGATTCCAGCAGGCTGGTTTCATAGTCGATTTCGGTGCCGAACAGGAACATCTGCGCCATCGGTGCAATCAGCACCCGCGCGCCATCCTGTTCCACCACCTCGTCATGCGGATCGGCGGCGTCGACATAGTCCATGGTATATTCCATGCCCGCGCAGCCGCCCTTCTTGATGCCAATGCGCAGCCCGTGACGCGAATCCCGCTCCATCAGCTTGCGAATCTGCTTCACCGCCGGGGCGGTGATGGTCACGGCCTGTTTGCCGGGAATGCTGAACATGGAATACCTCTTTTGTCCTGCCCTCAATCTAGGGTGTCAGGGCGGCAATCTCAAGCAGGCCCAGCGTCGCGTAGGACAAAACCATCGCCCAGGTGACCGAGGCCAGCGTGCCGATGATCACATATTGGCCTTCCTTGGTGTCGAACCGCAAAATGGATTTGGCCGCGATCAGAAACCCGACGCCAGCAGGTTCCCCCACCAGGATCAGCAAGAAGATCAGCGCGCGTTCCAGTTGGCCGATCAGGCGGCCGGCGTCC contains these protein-coding regions:
- a CDS encoding TfoX/Sxy family protein, which translates into the protein MGLSADQIEFAKDLFSELGDITTRRMMGGLCLYHEGTIFALVHSDGTIMIKGAGDFIPRLEAMGCTRWAYTRKDGSPTSMPYWTLPPEAQDDPAEAAALAREALRHL
- a CDS encoding HesB/IscA family protein; the encoded protein is MFSIPGKQAVTITAPAVKQIRKLMERDSRHGLRIGIKKGGCAGMEYTMDYVDAADPHDEVVEQDGARVLIAPMAQMFLFGTEIDYETSLLESGFKFRNPNVEDACGCGESIKFKHIDALRAEQGQG